In Tropicibacter oceani, the sequence ATTTTCCGACCTGTCCGCGCAATTCGGCGCGGTGTTGAACGATGCGCTGATCGGCGGATCGCAGTTCACCTTGCCGGGTCGCAGCAGCCTGATCAACCTGATCTCGACCCTCAACAACGGCAGCACCCCTGATCCGGGTGCCGGCGGCGCCATCGGTCTGAACCGGCAGCGCGGCAACGACGGTTTTGTCGGGCTGCTGACGGCCATCACCTCGGTCAATTCCACACGGCTTTTGTCGACGCCGTCGATCCTGACCCTGAACAACCAAGAGGCCGAGATCGTCGTGGCGCAGAACGTGCCCTTTGTGACCGGCAGCTATTCCACGGTCAGCGACAACGCGGTGGAAAACCCCTTTCAGACCATCGAACGCCAGGACGTGGGCCTGACCTTGAACGTCACGCCGCAGATCAACGCCGACCGCACCGTGCGCCTGCTGATCAAGCAGGAGGTGTCGAACCTGACCAACTCCAACGCCTCGTCGGGCGGCGAGATCACGACCAAGCGGTCCTTGTCGACCACGGCGCTTGTGCGCGACGGATCGGTGATCATGCTGGGCGGCTTGCTGGAAAACGGCAATGGAACGGCCCGGCAGGCGGTGCCGGGGCTGTCGAAACTGCCGCTGTTGGGGGGATTGTTCCGGGGCAAGAACAACAACAGAAACCAGCGCGTTCTGCTGGTGATGATGCGTCCGCAGGTCGTGTCCAATGACGCCGAGGCGCGGCGGATTTCCCAGCAGCTGGCGCGCAAGGCGAACGAAGTCAGCGCTTCCATCGCACCGCTGGATGATGGAAACTATCCTCAGTCCCAGATCAATGCCCTGCCCTTTGACGGTGTTGACCTGAACCAACCCTTTGATGCCGGATTCATTGATGACGTCGCCCAAAGCCGAAATTTCCCCCCTCTCCCGGGACGGCTCCGTTTCAACGGACAATAGCGGCGCGGTCTCTGGCCACCTGCCCTTTGCCTTTGCGCAGGATCAGCAGGTGGTGCTGGAAGGGGCGCGGGTCACGCTTGGCCCCAACGCCACGCAGCTGGGCCTGCGCGAGGTCCAGCGCCGCGTCGGCAGTGACCCCATCGAGGTGATCGAGGCCGACCAGATCGGGTTCGACAAGGCGCTGGCCGATGCCTATCGCGATGGTGCCCACAGCCGGGCCGCGTCGGGCGACGACATCAGCTTTGATCTGGAAGAGGCGGCTTTTGCCCGCCGTCAGCGCGACCTTTTGGACGAACCCGGCGATGCGCCGGTCATCCAGCTGGTCAACCAGTTGCTGCGCCGCGCGGTGCAAAGCGCCGCATCAGACCTGCACATCGAACCGCACGAAGGCGGCCTGCGCGTGCGCATGCGTATTGACGGCGTGTTGCAAGAGGTGATGAACCGCCCCGACGTGCCGGTACGCCGCATCGTCTCACGGCTCAAGGTCATGGCGGGGCTCGACATTGCCGAAACCCGCCTGCCGCAGGACGGGCGCATTCCGCTGTCGCTGGGCGGGCGGGTGATCGACACGCGGGTCAGCTCTCTTCCCGGTCACTACGGTGAACGCATCGTTTTGCGGATTCTGGACCGGTCCACCGGGTTGATGCCCTTGGGCGATCTGGGCCTGTCTGACACGCAACAGACCCTGTTGCGCCGTCTCGCCGCCTTTCCCAACGGCGTGATCCTGGCAACCGGGCCCACCGGCGCGGGCAAGACGACGACGCTTTATTCCCTGCTGCAACTGGCCGACCGCGACGCGCGCAACATCGTCACCGTCGAGGACCCGATCGAATACGACCTGCCCGGTGTGTCACAATCCCAGATCAATTCGGAAATCGGCATGACCTTTGCCGCCGGTCTGCGCGCCACCCTGCGCCAGGACCCGGACGTGATCCTTGTCGGCGAAATCCGCGACACCGAAACCGCCCAGACCGCCGCGCAGGCGGCGCTGACCGGGCACCTGGTGTTTTCGTCGCTGCACGCCAACAGTTCTGTCGGCGCGATCGTGCGCCTGCGCGATCTCGGCCTCGAAAATTTCCTGATCGCCGCCACCCTGCGCGGGGTCATCGCCCAACGCCTGCTGCGCAAACTTTGCCCCGATTGCCGACAGGCCCAGCCGATCAGCCGCGAGGACAAGCGCCTGTTCGACCGTCACAAGATCAGCGCCCCGCGCGAAACCTGGCACCCGGGGGGCTGCGCCACCTGCGCCGGAACCGGACATGCGGGCCGCATGGGGATTTTCGAAATCACCGAAGTCACCGAAAGCCTGCGCGCCGCCATCGACCGGGGCGAGAGCGAGGCGGCGATCAAATCGCTGGCCCTTGCCCCCAGCGACACCCTGACAGGACAGGGCCTGCAAGCCGTGGCCGAAGGCCGTGTCAGCCTGGACGAGGCGCTGCGCGTCGTCGGGGACGCGACGTGAAGGCCTATAGCTATACCGCCTACACCAGTTCCGGGCGCCGCCGCACCGGGACCATCGTGGCCGAAACCGAGGCCCATGCAACCCAGCAACTGGCCGCGCAGGACCTGCTGACCGCCGACCTGAAGGAAACGCGCAGTCCCGGCAAGCCCGGCGCGCGCCGCGCCCTGTTTGCCCGCAAGCTGGTTGCCGACCTTCAGGCCGTCTTTACCCGCCAGATGGCGGTCATGCTTTCGGCCGAATTGCCGGTGGACGGCGCGCTTGAAGCGGTGCGCACCGGCGGGCACCCCGCGCTTGAAACGGTGGCGGCGCAGGCCCGGGCCGCGCTGCTGGACGGCGCCGCCCTGTCGGATGCGCTCGAAGGGTCGGGCGCGGGCTTTCCCCCCTATTACATTGCCGCCCTACGCGCCGGCGAAGATGCCGGTGAACTGGCCGCCGTCTTTTCCGAACTGGCCGACCACCTGGAGGAACAGAACACCGGCAAGGCGCAGATCGCCACCGCGCTGATCTATCCCGCCTTTGTCGCCGCCGTGTCGCTGCTGGTCTGCGGCATTCTCATGGTGAATGTGGCGCCGGAAATCGTCGCCATGTTCGAAATGACCGGGCGCCCCCTGCCGCCGCTGACCGTGTTCGTCATGGGTGTTTCCGATGCGATCCGGGCCAACTGGAGCCTGCTTTTGATCCTTTTGGCGGCTCTGGTTGCCTTCGGGCTGGCGGTGCCCCGGGTTGCCGCGCTCAGGCATCTGCGCGACCGCGTCGTCCTGCGCCTGCCAATCCTTGGACGTTTGGCGCGGCTGTCCGAAGCGGTGCAATACATGCGCACCCTGGCGCTGGTGCTTGGGTCGCGCCATGCGGTGCTCAGCGCTGTGGACAGCGCCGCGAGTGTCCTGACAATCGCGCAATTCCAGGCCGAAGGGCAGTCTGTCGCCACCGCCGTGCGCCAGGGTCAAAGCCTTGCCTCGGCGTTGGAAAACCTGTCGATCCTGCCCCCCGTGGCGCGCCAGCTGATCGCGGCCGGCGAAGTATCGGTCAGGCTGGCCCGGATGACCGACCGCGCCGCGGCCCTGACCGAACATCGCCTGACGACCGAACGCAAGCGCATCGCCGCGCTGCTGGAACCGATGCTGATGATGCTGGTCGGCGGGCTGGTCCTGGTGATCGTCCTTGCCATCCTGCTGCCGGTTTTCGATCTTCAGGCCGCCGTTGCGGGCTGATCACTCGGCAAAGCCCAAAAGCTCGGGGTCGTCGCCGTCGCGGGAAATCCAGACCCCCTTGTCGTCGATCCGGGTGATTTCGATGGTTTCGGCCAGCTTGTCGCCCACGCGGACCAGTTGTTCGCCGGTCGGGTGATTGACCATGGCCCAGGTGGCATCGCCCATCTGCACCATACCCTTCAGATCATAGCCAAGCGAGGCAAGGGGCGGCTTTGGCGGTTTCGGCGGCTGCGGTTCCGGCTGCGGCGCGGGCGGCTGGGGTTCGGGCGGTTTGGGGGGCTGCGGTTCGCCGAACAGCGCGGGCCAGCTGCGCGGCGGGCGGGCGGCAACCTGATCCGGCGTGCCGGGGGCTGTCATTGGCAGGGAGGGTGCGGCAAGCTGTTGTTCGGGTGCGCTCAGCGCCTGCCACAGCACATGACCGGCCTGCCCGGCCAGGGCCAGCATTGCCAATGTCACGATCCAGGCCAGCCAGCGCATCCGCCCATCCAATAATTCACCCCATCCGGCAGCAGCATAGACGCGATCCGGCCGGTTGGGTATACTGGTGGGATAATACGCAGTCATAACAAGCGTAAAAAAGAGAGCAGACATGCAGGCATTCCCTAAAGCCCGGGCCGCAATCGCCGGCTTGGCCATTGTTTTCATTGGAAGCTGTGATGAAATGCCGGGTGGTCAGTCCGGTTTTCAGGCGAAATATGCCGTGGCGCGCGATGCCCTGGAAAAGGGCCAGTATGACCGCGCCAAACGCCAGTACCTGACCCTGATCCAGGAGGCAGGTCCGCTGGCGCAGCGGTTGGAGCTGGAATATGCCCATGCAGAGTTGCGCAGCGGCAACTATGCCCAGGCCGCCAATGTCGCCGGTTCCCTTGCCCGGGCGCAATCGGGTCAGGCCCGCGCCGCGGCGCTGGCGGTTCAGGGCACCGCGCAGCACGAACTGGGTCTTCAGCTTTTGGCCAAGGGCGAAACGGCGGCGGGCAAACAACAGCTGAGCGCCGCGCAGGCCGCCTTGTCCGACGTGTTGAAGACCGACACCGACCTTGATCCCATCGGGTCGATGGCGGGGCGTCTGGCCAGCATCCAGGTTCGGCTCAAGTCGCTTTGAGGTCAGGGGCGGGTGCGGGTCTGGGCCATTTGCTGGGCTTCGGCGATCTGGGCCTGGGTCATGCGGCCGGACAGGCTTGCGCTCAGATCCAGCGCCTGCTGAAACCCGGCCGTTCCGGCCAGCACCAGCCACATGTAGCCAAGGGCATAGTCCTGCGGCAGCGCGCGTCCCTCGAAATACATCAGGCCAAGATTGGCCATGGCGGCGGGGTTGCCCGCCTCTGAGGCCGCCCGGAACAACCCTGCCGCCTGGCGCAGATCGTCCAGGCCCGGATCGTCGGATTGCAGGATCAGCCAGCCGGCGGTGAACAGGGCCAGGGGGTCGCCGGCCCGCACGCCGTTCTGCAGGCGGTTCAGGCCTTCGGGGCTGGTGTCGGGCGGCACAAGGCGCGGATCGAACACCGTTTTGGGCAAGCCCCCGTCGCCGTCCAGCCTTTGACCATCGCGCGCGGCCAGCCGATAGAGTTCGGCGGCGCGCGCTTCGTCCACCGCGACGCCAAAACCGTTTTCATACATCACGCCAAGGTTGCCCATCGCAACCTTTAGCCCCTGCTCGGCGGCAGCCGTGAACAGCGCGAAAGCCCGGTCATAATCCTGCGGCACGCCTTCGCCGCGCACATACAGCAGGCCAAGGTTGTTTTGCGCCCGTGCATCGCCTTGCGTAGCGGGGCCTTCGTACAGGGTCTTTGCCCGGGCGGCATCTTTTTCGACCCCGGTTCCGTGCTGATACAAAACCCCAAGGCTGACAGCGGCCGCGCCAAAGCCAAGATCCATTGCCTGCCCGTACAGCTGCGCTGCGCGCGCCGGATCGGCCTGCCCGTCCGGTCCGTTTTCCAGAACGGCGGCCAGATCGAACAGGTACTGCGCCTGCCCGGTCTGCGCGGCCTGTTCCAGCCAGGTCAACGCGGTGTCTCGGTCCTGCTCGACCCCCAGTCCGGCGTGGAAATACTGTCCCAGCCGGTTGGCGGCCGCCGCATGCCCCTGATGCGCCGCGCGCGCCAACCATTCCGCCGCCAGGGCGTAGTTCTGCAAGACCCCGTCGCCGTTGTGCAACCGGTCGGCCAGGGCGAATTGCGCGTCGGGGTTGCCCTGGTCCGAGGCGCTTTGCAGCCCCGCCAGATC encodes:
- a CDS encoding GspE/PulE family protein; translated protein: MTSPKAEISPLSRDGSVSTDNSGAVSGHLPFAFAQDQQVVLEGARVTLGPNATQLGLREVQRRVGSDPIEVIEADQIGFDKALADAYRDGAHSRAASGDDISFDLEEAAFARRQRDLLDEPGDAPVIQLVNQLLRRAVQSAASDLHIEPHEGGLRVRMRIDGVLQEVMNRPDVPVRRIVSRLKVMAGLDIAETRLPQDGRIPLSLGGRVIDTRVSSLPGHYGERIVLRILDRSTGLMPLGDLGLSDTQQTLLRRLAAFPNGVILATGPTGAGKTTTLYSLLQLADRDARNIVTVEDPIEYDLPGVSQSQINSEIGMTFAAGLRATLRQDPDVILVGEIRDTETAQTAAQAALTGHLVFSSLHANSSVGAIVRLRDLGLENFLIAATLRGVIAQRLLRKLCPDCRQAQPISREDKRLFDRHKISAPRETWHPGGCATCAGTGHAGRMGIFEITEVTESLRAAIDRGESEAAIKSLALAPSDTLTGQGLQAVAEGRVSLDEALRVVGDAT
- a CDS encoding outer membrane protein assembly factor BamD, which gives rise to MPGGQSGFQAKYAVARDALEKGQYDRAKRQYLTLIQEAGPLAQRLELEYAHAELRSGNYAQAANVAGSLARAQSGQARAAALAVQGTAQHELGLQLLAKGETAAGKQQLSAAQAALSDVLKTDTDLDPIGSMAGRLASIQVRLKSL
- a CDS encoding SEL1-like repeat protein: MTLRRSGSLKALGLCLCLIPATGLAQQADGWAGADLAGLQSASDQGNPDAQFALADRLHNGDGVLQNYALAAEWLARAAHQGHAAAANRLGQYFHAGLGVEQDRDTALTWLEQAAQTGQAQYLFDLAAVLENGPDGQADPARAAQLYGQAMDLGFGAAAVSLGVLYQHGTGVEKDAARAKTLYEGPATQGDARAQNNLGLLYVRGEGVPQDYDRAFALFTAAAEQGLKVAMGNLGVMYENGFGVAVDEARAAELYRLAARDGQRLDGDGGLPKTVFDPRLVPPDTSPEGLNRLQNGVRAGDPLALFTAGWLILQSDDPGLDDLRQAAGLFRAASEAGNPAAMANLGLMYFEGRALPQDYALGYMWLVLAGTAGFQQALDLSASLSGRMTQAQIAEAQQMAQTRTRP
- a CDS encoding type II secretion system protein N produces the protein MTAYYPTSIPNRPDRVYAAAGWGELLDGRMRWLAWIVTLAMLALAGQAGHVLWQALSAPEQQLAAPSLPMTAPGTPDQVAARPPRSWPALFGEPQPPKPPEPQPPAPQPEPQPPKPPKPPLASLGYDLKGMVQMGDATWAMVNHPTGEQLVRVGDKLAETIEITRIDDKGVWISRDGDDPELLGFAE
- a CDS encoding type II secretion system F family protein, producing the protein MKAYSYTAYTSSGRRRTGTIVAETEAHATQQLAAQDLLTADLKETRSPGKPGARRALFARKLVADLQAVFTRQMAVMLSAELPVDGALEAVRTGGHPALETVAAQARAALLDGAALSDALEGSGAGFPPYYIAALRAGEDAGELAAVFSELADHLEEQNTGKAQIATALIYPAFVAAVSLLVCGILMVNVAPEIVAMFEMTGRPLPPLTVFVMGVSDAIRANWSLLLILLAALVAFGLAVPRVAALRHLRDRVVLRLPILGRLARLSEAVQYMRTLALVLGSRHAVLSAVDSAASVLTIAQFQAEGQSVATAVRQGQSLASALENLSILPPVARQLIAAGEVSVRLARMTDRAAALTEHRLTTERKRIAALLEPMLMMLVGGLVLVIVLAILLPVFDLQAAVAG